One Panicum virgatum strain AP13 chromosome 9K, P.virgatum_v5, whole genome shotgun sequence genomic region harbors:
- the LOC120649335 gene encoding transcription factor bHLH106-like, with product MFPAAEVSALAGAAGRQGERGVLPMLPPFFMGSIWPAAADGAAGAADSEEDEAAAAAAAAAAHDRALAASRNHREAEKRRRERIKSHLDRLRNVLSCDPKIDKASLLAKAVERVRDLKQRVAGVGEAAPAHLFPTEHDEIVVLASGGGAVFEASVCCDDRSDLLPELIETLRALRLRTLRAEMATLGGRVRNVLVLARDADGGGVPGDDDGYGGRTDSADSTESNGGGGDFIKEALRALVERPGAGGGDRPKRRRVSDTNMQAAA from the exons ATGTTCCCGGCGGCCGAGGTgtcggcgctcgccggcgcggcggggcggcagggCGAGCGGGGCGTGCTGCCGATGCTGCCGCCCTTCTTCATGGGCTCCATCTGGCCCGCGGCCGCCGACGGCGCTGCAGGCGCCGCCgactccgaggaggacgaggccgcggcggcggctgcggcggccgccgcccacgaccgcgcgctcgccgcgtcGCGCAACCACCGCGAGGCCGAGAAGCGCCGGCGCGAGCGGATCAAGTCGCACCTCGACCGCCTCCGCAACGTCCTCTCCTGCGACCCCAAG ATAGACAAGGCGTCGCTGCTGGCGAAGGCGGTGGAGAGGGTGCGGGACCTGAAGCAGCGGGTGGCCGGCGtcggggaggcggcgccggcgcaccTGTTCCCGACGGAGCACGACGAGATCGTGGTGCTcgcgtcgggcggcggcgccgtgttCGAGGCCTCGGTCTGCTGCGACGACCGCTCCGATCTCCTCCCGGAGCTCATCGAGACGCTGCGCGCGCTCCGCCTCCGCACGCTCCGCGCCGAGATGGCCACCCTCGGCGGCCGCGTCCGCAACGTGCTCGTCCTGGCGCGCGACGCCGACGGGGGCGGCGTTCCGGGAGACGATGACGGGTATGGCGGCCGCACTGACTCGGCGGACTCCACTGagagcaacggcggcggcggcgacttcatcaaggaggcCCTGAGGGCTCTTGTGGAGAGGCCGGGAGCTGGAGGCGGCGACCGGCCAAAGAGGCGACGTGTCTCGGACACGAACATGCAAGCGGCAGCCTag
- the LOC120649337 gene encoding AP-1 complex subunit sigma-1-like gives MIHFVLLISRQGKVRLTKWYTPYPQKQRSKVIKEISSLVLTRGPKLCNFVDWQGYRVVYKRYASLYFCMCIDPADNELETLQIIHHYVEILDRYFGNVCELDLIFNFHKAYFILDEILIAGELQESNKKAVLRLVTTQDALVEAAKEEASSLSNIIAQATK, from the exons ATG ATACATTTTGTGCTTCTCATCAGCAGGCAGGGGAAGGTGAGGCTGACAAAATGGTATACTCCATATCCACAGAAACAGAGATCCAAG GTAATCAAAGAAATAAGTTCACTCGTACTGACGAGAGGCCCGAAGCTGTGCAATTTTGTTGACTGGCAAGGTTACAGAGTTGTGTACAAGAG ATACGCTAGCCTTTACTTCTGCATGTGCATTGATCCTGCTGACAACGAACTGGAAACTCTTCAAATCATCCATCACTATGTTGAGATATTGGACCGGTACTTTGGCAAT GTCTGTGAGCTAGACCTGATATTCAATTTTCATAAG GCCTACTTTATATTGGATGAGATTTTGATTGCTGGTGAACTCCAAGAATCAAACAAGAAAGCGGTTTTGCGCCTAGTTACTACACAG GACGCTTTGGTGGAAGCCGCAAAGGAGGAGGCAAGCTCATTGAGCAACATAATTGCACAGGCTACCAAGTAG
- the LOC120649338 gene encoding uncharacterized protein LOC120649338 isoform X1 — translation MSTCGYHSPRFSEDIAWLPQWLQPHRPLTVGEHRTHSTGVSSPSCQNCVFIGDTSQERQNATVNAAGCSGFVLRLSGDEEMAGSTPISSNALPFSLRLSSESAAEPSPAEDDANTQMQNSGTLKGPSEDLFADGQKQEVNAVSQNLFEGKDPQAGSPTEVFKVTSKAIRKPLDANRHKRHDVSGGKVDIRKLRNADVNDAIELSIAASEAMVIAEMILDDSSSDKLAAAAIEAALHVKEARKQFYFEEAEHACGSLGNDLDETDWLAELDDAEMVGVFQDIGLSLVHMVCSSPDQNTGVLKQQNSHPNYSPCDADAHILASCSSEKQNKRCNSQNADSDDHVSDSFPTNQSADVLPNEPIPCSDSVKQAVLGKTFSCSRNKKTGLLAPTENNAAMQGALGALVTYQNIHKDVGRVSALMNVGTKKRVKGLFEEETSFISESISIDECCPTSRASSVEIAASSRASFYCRTEGFHEENHGAETEEVCCQIVCSSLSHVDPLCSIVPCSISCNEGPSDQAPVCKKSEGNESPTCLAPERELGKGEEKGFMHPRMQDLDGEAGPSCTPLVKSLEPDVPFRRRMYSSLRPFSTISPKSNILGSTSNFDAHLTVYRQERFTPVTLNKNIQFIENNVETESLQYFSTLKKRPYYPQDDNEDQIREQQVCRSAVNLNAGKQCLKRKRVQFSEAKLSSRRTKSNRRVPAKSRFSRSDSRREETPETREGIDNKEATFQGVEFMLTGFPNQKEKEIESLIRKCGGYVLSKVPSFSLDKRMNMDECWKPPIVLSPKKVSTAKFLYGCAIDAWMLNPNWFFDSLQAGVMLPPGKYLIRQRTARKHSSVFGHSLLPKCSTLIFDGVRFLIHGKISFCSKFSNIIKHGGGQIFVSLQGLVQSLKGENTSHGIILVASEASASRHLSHCGLEHDIKTAPASWIIGSLFSGKLIPLKKDRCASFRRIKMPSFHQHVYDMSQEL, via the exons ATGTCGACCTGCGGCTACCACTCCCCGCGGTTCTCCGAG GATATTGCTTGGCTCCCGCAATGGCTTCAGCCTCATCGGCCGCTGACGGTCGGCGAACACCGGACTCACAGTACAGGCGTTTCATCGCCTTCTTGCCAG AACTGTGTGTTTATCGGAGATACTTCACAGGAGCGTCAGAATGCCACGGTAAATGCTGCTGGTTGCAGTGGGTTCGTCTTGCGCTTGTCAGGagatgaggagatggctggAAGTACACCAATCAGCAGCAAT GCACTACCTTTCTCTTTGCGCCTTTCTTCAGAAAGTGCTGCAGAACCCTCCCCAGCTGAAGACGATGCTAATACTCAGATGCAAAACTCTGGTACGCTCAAAGGTCCATCAGAGGACCTTTTTGCAGATGGTCAAAAGCAAGAGGTCAATGCTGTGTCTCAGAATCTGTTCGAGGGTAAAGATCCTCAAGCTGGTAGTCCGACAGAAGTCTTTAAGGTGACTAGCAAGGCAATCCGTAAACCACTTGATGCAAATAGACATAAAAGACATGATGTCTCTGGAGGAAAGGTCGACATTCGGAAGCTCCGTAATGCTGATGTAAATGATGCGATTGAACTATCTATTGCTGCATCTGAGGCCATGGTTATCGCAGAGATGATACTTGATGATTCTTCGTCCGATAAATTGGCTGCAGCTGCCATAGAAGCTGCTCTACATGTGAAAGAAGCGCGAAAACAATTTTACTTTGAGGAGGCAGAACATGCTTGCGGATCCTTAGGAAATGATCTTGACGAGACTGATTGGCTCGCAGAATTGGATGACGCTGAAATGGTTGGTGTATTTCAAGATATTGGCCTGTCTCTTGTTCATATGGTTTGTTCATCTCCAGACCAGAACACAGGTGTTTTGAAGCAACAAAACTCCCATCCTAATTATTCCCCATGTGATGCAGATGCACACATCTTAGCGAGTTGTTCATCTGAGAagcaaaataaaagatgcaataGCCAAAATGCTGATAGTGATGACCATGTATCTGATTCTTTCCCAACTAATCAGTCAGCTGATGTGCTACCAAATGAACCAATTCCATGCTCAGATTCTGTAAAGCAAGCAGTTCTAGGTAAAACATTTTCATGCTCCAGAAATAAGAAAACTGGCCTCCTGGCGCCAACTGAAAACAATGCTGCTATGCAGGGAGCCTTGGGGGCTCTAGTAACATATCAAAATATTCATAAG GATGTTGGGAGAGTTTCTGCACTGATGAATGTTGGTACAAAGAAGCGTGTAAAGGGTTTGTTCGAGGAAGAAACTAGCTTTATTTCTGAGTCAATTAGTATTGATGAGTGCTGTCCTACATCTAGAGCATCATCAGTGGAAATTGCAGCATCTTCAAGAGCATCTTTTTATTGCAGAACTGAAGGTTTCCATGAAGAAAATCATGGTGCTGAAACTGAAGAGGTGTGTTGTCAAATAGTATGTTCGAGCTTGTCGCATGTGGATCCTCTATGTTCCATTGTTCCATGCAGCATATCTTGCAATGAAGGTCCCAGTGACCAGGCTCCTGTGTGCAAAAAGAGTGAAGGCAATGAAAGTCCAACTTGTCTGGCTCCTGAAAGAGAACTTGGTAAAGGAGAAGAGAAAGGATTTATGCATCCTAGGATGCAAGACCTGGATGGAGAGGCTGGTCCATCTTGCACGCCTTTAGTTAAATCTCTTGAGCCTGATGTTCCATTCAGGCGAAGGATGTATAGTTCACTGAGGCCTTTTAGCACAATATCACCGAAGTCAAACATATTGGGAAGTACTTCAAATTTTGATGCTCATCTGACAGTTTATCGGCAGGAGAGATTCACACCCGTTactttaaataaaaatatacaGTTCATAGAAAATAATGTCGAAACTGAAAGTTTGCAATACTTTTCTACGCTTAAGAAGAGGCCATATTATCCTCAGGATGACAATGAGGATCAAATCAGAGAGCAACAGGTCTGTCGGTCAGCAGTGAATTTGAATGCTGGTAAACAATGCCTTAAAAGAAAAAGGGTCCAATTTTCGGAAGCAAAACTTAGTAGCAGAAGAACCAAGAGCAATAGAAGGGTGCCTGCTAAATCCAGATTCAGTC GATCAGATAGCAGAAGAGAAGAGACACCTGAGACCAGAGAGGGTATTGATAATAAAGAAGCCACATTTCAAGGAGTTGAGTTTATGTTGACTGGGTTTCCTAAtcagaaggaaaaagaaattgaGTCTCTAATACGAAAATGTGGAGGCTATGTTCTTTCTAAAGTTCCATCCTTTTCACTTGATAAACGAATGAACATGGATGAGTGCTGGAAGCCTCCCATTGTACTTTCCCCTAAAAAG GTATCAACAGCTAAGTTCTTATATGGCTGTGCTATCGATGCCTGGATGTTGAATCCCAATTGGTTCTTCGATTCTCTTCAAGCTGGCGTCATGTTGCCACCTGGAAA GTATTTAATTCGACAAAGGACTGCTCGGAAGCATAGTTCAGTATTTGGCCATTCACTCCTACCAAAATGCAGCACATTGATCTTTGATGGAGTGAGATTCTTGATCCACGGCAAAATCAGCTTCTGTTCAAAATTTTCCAACATTATAAAG CATGGAGGTGGGCAAATTTTCGTATCTCTTCAGGGATTAGTTCAAAGCTTGAAGGGGGAAAATACATCACATGGAATCATTCTTGTTGCAAGTGAAGCTAGTGCATCTCGTCATCTAAGCCATTGCGGCTTGGAACATGACATAAAGACAGCG CCAGCAAGCTGGATCATAGGTAGTTTATTTTCAGGTAAACTGATCCCTTTGAAGAAAGATCGCTGTGCTTCGTTCCGTCGAATCAAGATGCCATCATTCCATCAACATGTATATGACATGAGTCAAGAACTATGA
- the LOC120649338 gene encoding uncharacterized protein LOC120649338 isoform X2: MSTCGYHSPRFSEDIAWLPQWLQPHRPLTVGEHRTHSTGVSSPSCQERQNATVNAAGCSGFVLRLSGDEEMAGSTPISSNALPFSLRLSSESAAEPSPAEDDANTQMQNSGTLKGPSEDLFADGQKQEVNAVSQNLFEGKDPQAGSPTEVFKVTSKAIRKPLDANRHKRHDVSGGKVDIRKLRNADVNDAIELSIAASEAMVIAEMILDDSSSDKLAAAAIEAALHVKEARKQFYFEEAEHACGSLGNDLDETDWLAELDDAEMVGVFQDIGLSLVHMVCSSPDQNTGVLKQQNSHPNYSPCDADAHILASCSSEKQNKRCNSQNADSDDHVSDSFPTNQSADVLPNEPIPCSDSVKQAVLGKTFSCSRNKKTGLLAPTENNAAMQGALGALVTYQNIHKDVGRVSALMNVGTKKRVKGLFEEETSFISESISIDECCPTSRASSVEIAASSRASFYCRTEGFHEENHGAETEEVCCQIVCSSLSHVDPLCSIVPCSISCNEGPSDQAPVCKKSEGNESPTCLAPERELGKGEEKGFMHPRMQDLDGEAGPSCTPLVKSLEPDVPFRRRMYSSLRPFSTISPKSNILGSTSNFDAHLTVYRQERFTPVTLNKNIQFIENNVETESLQYFSTLKKRPYYPQDDNEDQIREQQVCRSAVNLNAGKQCLKRKRVQFSEAKLSSRRTKSNRRVPAKSRFSRSDSRREETPETREGIDNKEATFQGVEFMLTGFPNQKEKEIESLIRKCGGYVLSKVPSFSLDKRMNMDECWKPPIVLSPKKVSTAKFLYGCAIDAWMLNPNWFFDSLQAGVMLPPGKYLIRQRTARKHSSVFGHSLLPKCSTLIFDGVRFLIHGKISFCSKFSNIIKHGGGQIFVSLQGLVQSLKGENTSHGIILVASEASASRHLSHCGLEHDIKTAPASWIIGSLFSGKLIPLKKDRCASFRRIKMPSFHQHVYDMSQEL; the protein is encoded by the exons ATGTCGACCTGCGGCTACCACTCCCCGCGGTTCTCCGAG GATATTGCTTGGCTCCCGCAATGGCTTCAGCCTCATCGGCCGCTGACGGTCGGCGAACACCGGACTCACAGTACAGGCGTTTCATCGCCTTCTTGCCAG GAGCGTCAGAATGCCACGGTAAATGCTGCTGGTTGCAGTGGGTTCGTCTTGCGCTTGTCAGGagatgaggagatggctggAAGTACACCAATCAGCAGCAAT GCACTACCTTTCTCTTTGCGCCTTTCTTCAGAAAGTGCTGCAGAACCCTCCCCAGCTGAAGACGATGCTAATACTCAGATGCAAAACTCTGGTACGCTCAAAGGTCCATCAGAGGACCTTTTTGCAGATGGTCAAAAGCAAGAGGTCAATGCTGTGTCTCAGAATCTGTTCGAGGGTAAAGATCCTCAAGCTGGTAGTCCGACAGAAGTCTTTAAGGTGACTAGCAAGGCAATCCGTAAACCACTTGATGCAAATAGACATAAAAGACATGATGTCTCTGGAGGAAAGGTCGACATTCGGAAGCTCCGTAATGCTGATGTAAATGATGCGATTGAACTATCTATTGCTGCATCTGAGGCCATGGTTATCGCAGAGATGATACTTGATGATTCTTCGTCCGATAAATTGGCTGCAGCTGCCATAGAAGCTGCTCTACATGTGAAAGAAGCGCGAAAACAATTTTACTTTGAGGAGGCAGAACATGCTTGCGGATCCTTAGGAAATGATCTTGACGAGACTGATTGGCTCGCAGAATTGGATGACGCTGAAATGGTTGGTGTATTTCAAGATATTGGCCTGTCTCTTGTTCATATGGTTTGTTCATCTCCAGACCAGAACACAGGTGTTTTGAAGCAACAAAACTCCCATCCTAATTATTCCCCATGTGATGCAGATGCACACATCTTAGCGAGTTGTTCATCTGAGAagcaaaataaaagatgcaataGCCAAAATGCTGATAGTGATGACCATGTATCTGATTCTTTCCCAACTAATCAGTCAGCTGATGTGCTACCAAATGAACCAATTCCATGCTCAGATTCTGTAAAGCAAGCAGTTCTAGGTAAAACATTTTCATGCTCCAGAAATAAGAAAACTGGCCTCCTGGCGCCAACTGAAAACAATGCTGCTATGCAGGGAGCCTTGGGGGCTCTAGTAACATATCAAAATATTCATAAG GATGTTGGGAGAGTTTCTGCACTGATGAATGTTGGTACAAAGAAGCGTGTAAAGGGTTTGTTCGAGGAAGAAACTAGCTTTATTTCTGAGTCAATTAGTATTGATGAGTGCTGTCCTACATCTAGAGCATCATCAGTGGAAATTGCAGCATCTTCAAGAGCATCTTTTTATTGCAGAACTGAAGGTTTCCATGAAGAAAATCATGGTGCTGAAACTGAAGAGGTGTGTTGTCAAATAGTATGTTCGAGCTTGTCGCATGTGGATCCTCTATGTTCCATTGTTCCATGCAGCATATCTTGCAATGAAGGTCCCAGTGACCAGGCTCCTGTGTGCAAAAAGAGTGAAGGCAATGAAAGTCCAACTTGTCTGGCTCCTGAAAGAGAACTTGGTAAAGGAGAAGAGAAAGGATTTATGCATCCTAGGATGCAAGACCTGGATGGAGAGGCTGGTCCATCTTGCACGCCTTTAGTTAAATCTCTTGAGCCTGATGTTCCATTCAGGCGAAGGATGTATAGTTCACTGAGGCCTTTTAGCACAATATCACCGAAGTCAAACATATTGGGAAGTACTTCAAATTTTGATGCTCATCTGACAGTTTATCGGCAGGAGAGATTCACACCCGTTactttaaataaaaatatacaGTTCATAGAAAATAATGTCGAAACTGAAAGTTTGCAATACTTTTCTACGCTTAAGAAGAGGCCATATTATCCTCAGGATGACAATGAGGATCAAATCAGAGAGCAACAGGTCTGTCGGTCAGCAGTGAATTTGAATGCTGGTAAACAATGCCTTAAAAGAAAAAGGGTCCAATTTTCGGAAGCAAAACTTAGTAGCAGAAGAACCAAGAGCAATAGAAGGGTGCCTGCTAAATCCAGATTCAGTC GATCAGATAGCAGAAGAGAAGAGACACCTGAGACCAGAGAGGGTATTGATAATAAAGAAGCCACATTTCAAGGAGTTGAGTTTATGTTGACTGGGTTTCCTAAtcagaaggaaaaagaaattgaGTCTCTAATACGAAAATGTGGAGGCTATGTTCTTTCTAAAGTTCCATCCTTTTCACTTGATAAACGAATGAACATGGATGAGTGCTGGAAGCCTCCCATTGTACTTTCCCCTAAAAAG GTATCAACAGCTAAGTTCTTATATGGCTGTGCTATCGATGCCTGGATGTTGAATCCCAATTGGTTCTTCGATTCTCTTCAAGCTGGCGTCATGTTGCCACCTGGAAA GTATTTAATTCGACAAAGGACTGCTCGGAAGCATAGTTCAGTATTTGGCCATTCACTCCTACCAAAATGCAGCACATTGATCTTTGATGGAGTGAGATTCTTGATCCACGGCAAAATCAGCTTCTGTTCAAAATTTTCCAACATTATAAAG CATGGAGGTGGGCAAATTTTCGTATCTCTTCAGGGATTAGTTCAAAGCTTGAAGGGGGAAAATACATCACATGGAATCATTCTTGTTGCAAGTGAAGCTAGTGCATCTCGTCATCTAAGCCATTGCGGCTTGGAACATGACATAAAGACAGCG CCAGCAAGCTGGATCATAGGTAGTTTATTTTCAGGTAAACTGATCCCTTTGAAGAAAGATCGCTGTGCTTCGTTCCGTCGAATCAAGATGCCATCATTCCATCAACATGTATATGACATGAGTCAAGAACTATGA
- the LOC120649338 gene encoding uncharacterized protein LOC120649338 isoform X3 translates to MSTCGYHSPRFSEDIAWLPQWLQPHRPLTVGEHRTHSTGVSSPSCQNCVFIGDTSQERQNATVNAAGCSGFVLRLSGDEEMAGSTPISSNALPFSLRLSSESAAEPSPAEDDANTQMQNSGTLKGPSEDLFADGQKQEVNAVSQNLFEGKDPQAGSPTEVFKVTSKAIRKPLDANRHKRHDVSGGKVDIRKLRNADVNDAIELSIAASEAMVIAEMILDDSSSDKLAAAAIEAALHVKEARKQFYFEEAEHACGSLGNDLDETDWLAELDDAEMVGVFQDIGLSLVHMVCSSPDQNTGVLKQQNSHPNYSPCDADAHILASCSSEKQNKRCNSQNADSDDHVSDSFPTNQSADVLPNEPIPCSDSVKQAVLGKTFSCSRNKKTGLLAPTENNAAMQGALGALVTYQNIHKDVGRVSALMNVGTKKRVKGLFEEETSFISESISIDECCPTSRASSVEIAASSRASFYCRTEGFHEENHGAETEEVCCQIVCSSLSHVDPLCSIVPCSISCNEGPSDQAPVCKKSEGNESPTCLAPERELGKGEEKGFMHPRMQDLDGEAGPSCTPLVKSLEPDVPFRRRMYSSLRPFSTISPKSNILGSTSNFDAHLTVYRQERFTPVTLNKNIQFIENNVETESLQYFSTLKKRPYYPQDDNEDQIREQQVCRSAVNLNAGKQCLKRKRVQFSEAKLSSRRTKSNRRVPAKSRFSRSDSRREETPETREGIDNKEATFQGVEFMLTGFPNQKEKEIESLIRKCGGYVLSKVPSFSLDKRMNMDECWKPPIVLSPKKVSTAKFLYGCAIDAWMLNPNWFFDSLQAGVMLPPGKYLIRQRTARKHSSVFGHSLLPKCSTLIFDGVRFLIHGKISFCSKFSNIIKHGGGQIFVSLQGLVQSLKGENTSHGIILVASEASASRHLSHCGLEHDIKTAVN, encoded by the exons ATGTCGACCTGCGGCTACCACTCCCCGCGGTTCTCCGAG GATATTGCTTGGCTCCCGCAATGGCTTCAGCCTCATCGGCCGCTGACGGTCGGCGAACACCGGACTCACAGTACAGGCGTTTCATCGCCTTCTTGCCAG AACTGTGTGTTTATCGGAGATACTTCACAGGAGCGTCAGAATGCCACGGTAAATGCTGCTGGTTGCAGTGGGTTCGTCTTGCGCTTGTCAGGagatgaggagatggctggAAGTACACCAATCAGCAGCAAT GCACTACCTTTCTCTTTGCGCCTTTCTTCAGAAAGTGCTGCAGAACCCTCCCCAGCTGAAGACGATGCTAATACTCAGATGCAAAACTCTGGTACGCTCAAAGGTCCATCAGAGGACCTTTTTGCAGATGGTCAAAAGCAAGAGGTCAATGCTGTGTCTCAGAATCTGTTCGAGGGTAAAGATCCTCAAGCTGGTAGTCCGACAGAAGTCTTTAAGGTGACTAGCAAGGCAATCCGTAAACCACTTGATGCAAATAGACATAAAAGACATGATGTCTCTGGAGGAAAGGTCGACATTCGGAAGCTCCGTAATGCTGATGTAAATGATGCGATTGAACTATCTATTGCTGCATCTGAGGCCATGGTTATCGCAGAGATGATACTTGATGATTCTTCGTCCGATAAATTGGCTGCAGCTGCCATAGAAGCTGCTCTACATGTGAAAGAAGCGCGAAAACAATTTTACTTTGAGGAGGCAGAACATGCTTGCGGATCCTTAGGAAATGATCTTGACGAGACTGATTGGCTCGCAGAATTGGATGACGCTGAAATGGTTGGTGTATTTCAAGATATTGGCCTGTCTCTTGTTCATATGGTTTGTTCATCTCCAGACCAGAACACAGGTGTTTTGAAGCAACAAAACTCCCATCCTAATTATTCCCCATGTGATGCAGATGCACACATCTTAGCGAGTTGTTCATCTGAGAagcaaaataaaagatgcaataGCCAAAATGCTGATAGTGATGACCATGTATCTGATTCTTTCCCAACTAATCAGTCAGCTGATGTGCTACCAAATGAACCAATTCCATGCTCAGATTCTGTAAAGCAAGCAGTTCTAGGTAAAACATTTTCATGCTCCAGAAATAAGAAAACTGGCCTCCTGGCGCCAACTGAAAACAATGCTGCTATGCAGGGAGCCTTGGGGGCTCTAGTAACATATCAAAATATTCATAAG GATGTTGGGAGAGTTTCTGCACTGATGAATGTTGGTACAAAGAAGCGTGTAAAGGGTTTGTTCGAGGAAGAAACTAGCTTTATTTCTGAGTCAATTAGTATTGATGAGTGCTGTCCTACATCTAGAGCATCATCAGTGGAAATTGCAGCATCTTCAAGAGCATCTTTTTATTGCAGAACTGAAGGTTTCCATGAAGAAAATCATGGTGCTGAAACTGAAGAGGTGTGTTGTCAAATAGTATGTTCGAGCTTGTCGCATGTGGATCCTCTATGTTCCATTGTTCCATGCAGCATATCTTGCAATGAAGGTCCCAGTGACCAGGCTCCTGTGTGCAAAAAGAGTGAAGGCAATGAAAGTCCAACTTGTCTGGCTCCTGAAAGAGAACTTGGTAAAGGAGAAGAGAAAGGATTTATGCATCCTAGGATGCAAGACCTGGATGGAGAGGCTGGTCCATCTTGCACGCCTTTAGTTAAATCTCTTGAGCCTGATGTTCCATTCAGGCGAAGGATGTATAGTTCACTGAGGCCTTTTAGCACAATATCACCGAAGTCAAACATATTGGGAAGTACTTCAAATTTTGATGCTCATCTGACAGTTTATCGGCAGGAGAGATTCACACCCGTTactttaaataaaaatatacaGTTCATAGAAAATAATGTCGAAACTGAAAGTTTGCAATACTTTTCTACGCTTAAGAAGAGGCCATATTATCCTCAGGATGACAATGAGGATCAAATCAGAGAGCAACAGGTCTGTCGGTCAGCAGTGAATTTGAATGCTGGTAAACAATGCCTTAAAAGAAAAAGGGTCCAATTTTCGGAAGCAAAACTTAGTAGCAGAAGAACCAAGAGCAATAGAAGGGTGCCTGCTAAATCCAGATTCAGTC GATCAGATAGCAGAAGAGAAGAGACACCTGAGACCAGAGAGGGTATTGATAATAAAGAAGCCACATTTCAAGGAGTTGAGTTTATGTTGACTGGGTTTCCTAAtcagaaggaaaaagaaattgaGTCTCTAATACGAAAATGTGGAGGCTATGTTCTTTCTAAAGTTCCATCCTTTTCACTTGATAAACGAATGAACATGGATGAGTGCTGGAAGCCTCCCATTGTACTTTCCCCTAAAAAG GTATCAACAGCTAAGTTCTTATATGGCTGTGCTATCGATGCCTGGATGTTGAATCCCAATTGGTTCTTCGATTCTCTTCAAGCTGGCGTCATGTTGCCACCTGGAAA GTATTTAATTCGACAAAGGACTGCTCGGAAGCATAGTTCAGTATTTGGCCATTCACTCCTACCAAAATGCAGCACATTGATCTTTGATGGAGTGAGATTCTTGATCCACGGCAAAATCAGCTTCTGTTCAAAATTTTCCAACATTATAAAG CATGGAGGTGGGCAAATTTTCGTATCTCTTCAGGGATTAGTTCAAAGCTTGAAGGGGGAAAATACATCACATGGAATCATTCTTGTTGCAAGTGAAGCTAGTGCATCTCGTCATCTAAGCCATTGCGGCTTGGAACATGACATAAAGACAGCG GTAAACTGA